Proteins encoded together in one Vulcanisaeta thermophila window:
- a CDS encoding type II toxin-antitoxin system VapC family toxin, whose protein sequence is MFSWTVFEELTVYDAAYFKVAQVRGLTFVTDDRKLLSEAGRYVNVMRSNDI, encoded by the coding sequence GTGTTTTCCTGGACTGTGTTTGAGGAGTTGACGGTTTATGATGCTGCTTATTTTAAGGTTGCTCAGGTTCGTGGTTTGACCTTCGTTACTGATGATAGGAAGTTGCTTAGTGAGGCTGGGCGTTATGTTAATGTTATGAGGAGTAATGATATTTAA
- a CDS encoding TetR/AcrR family transcriptional regulator → MIYDSARGIKDRLIHALSRLLMSKSYFDISMRDIAHEAGISVSTFYLNYKSKEDILREYINDSITRIKLNIEGIIHPGDPTLTVRSMVKYMTILWGDPSMLALHRVLREIEFIDRELASTYYRELLNFMANVLTDMGIHGDPHVISAMILGSSQFIHLFRKILGVAGNVLLDIDIAGDVLLKGLGKTLPMSRITELVKSRISIYVPDIITLSEDYGIYNRLGITGIKKRLIISALKLLSRKSFRETKITEVVNDAGYAVGTFYRFYNSKRAFLMDLVRVVGSTVRRFLSTCVEGLEDRVEVEIAGTTCFLNFVNKNGQIYNIVRESEFIDLEIARNYYITFMNNYSEKISRASGQVITYDPQSLSIVLMGINHLLGMITSIMNILPNHEAVALEAAKVYSNGIIRM, encoded by the coding sequence ATGATTTACGATTCAGCTCGTGGAATTAAGGATAGGCTGATTCATGCATTATCGAGATTACTTATGAGTAAGAGTTATTTCGATATATCAATGAGAGATATAGCGCATGAAGCCGGGATTTCCGTATCTACTTTTTACTTAAATTATAAATCTAAGGAGGACATATTGAGAGAGTACATAAACGACTCCATAACTAGGATTAAGTTGAACATCGAAGGCATTATTCATCCTGGTGATCCCACGCTTACTGTTAGATCCATGGTTAAGTATATGACGATACTGTGGGGCGACCCAAGTATGCTGGCATTACATAGGGTACTCAGAGAGATAGAGTTCATAGATAGGGAATTAGCCAGTACCTATTATAGGGAGTTGTTGAATTTCATGGCCAACGTCCTCACAGATATGGGGATACATGGGGATCCTCATGTAATCTCGGCCATGATTTTAGGCTCATCACAATTCATACACCTTTTCCGTAAAATACTCGGCGTGGCTGGCAATGTCCTTTTAGACATCGATATTGCTGGTGATGTACTACTTAAGGGACTAGGTAAGACACTACCCATGAGTAGGATTACGGAGCTTGTGAAGTCACGGATAAGTATTTATGTCCCAGACATAATTACTCTATCTGAGGATTATGGTATCTACAATAGATTGGGAATAACTGGTATTAAAAAGAGATTAATTATATCCGCTTTAAAACTACTCTCTAGAAAATCCTTCAGAGAAACAAAGATCACCGAGGTAGTCAATGACGCTGGGTATGCCGTGGGTACCTTCTATAGGTTTTACAACAGTAAGCGTGCATTCTTAATGGACTTAGTTAGGGTTGTGGGCTCCACAGTTAGAAGGTTCCTCTCAACTTGCGTTGAGGGGCTTGAGGATAGGGTTGAGGTGGAGATTGCGGGAACCACGTGTTTCCTAAACTTCGTTAATAAGAACGGTCAAATCTATAATATAGTCCGCGAATCCGAATTTATAGACTTAGAAATAGCGAGGAACTACTACATCACATTCATGAATAATTATAGTGAGAAGATAAGTAGAGCCTCTGGTCAAGTGATAACTTATGATCCACAATCATTAAGCATAGTGCTGATGGGTATTAACCATTTATTGGGTATGATCACCTCCATAATGAACATACTCCCAAATCACGAGGCCGTGGCCCTTGAAGCAGCTAAGGTATACTCCAACGGGATAATACGTATGTAA
- a CDS encoding class I adenylate-forming enzyme family protein translates to MMTHKYNLPCPINPDLSSVRARLTPNREAIVDYSWGRREVYTFKQVFDASLSIARDLKKHGIGHGDRIAVISYNSAQLIFLYFAAIKLGAILVPINYRLSTNEVKFILNDIKPKLLYIHEDFEELIRKLDFLPIVENIEELRTASQDTVSQDLATLNYKPISDEDPSMILYTGGTTGKPKGAIISNRQAICNALNTVISWGLREDDSSLLIFPMFHTGGWHVITLPLYLIGGKIIITKKFDPEETLRLIEEERVTVQLGVPTMFTMMAQSRIFDQCNFSSIRFFKSGGGMTPRSTVEKYRRKGKPFFQGYGLTEAGPNLFYTPIDMPLEKSYTSIGVPSALVEVKLVKDDGTIAGPYEVGELWVRGPVTFSGYWNRPDETNETITEDGWVKTGDLLMYDAEGFFYFVGRKKLMIKTGGENVYPMEVEDAIRQHPAVNDVVVFGIPDPKWGEAVAAIIELKPDATIDCRELNLYLTNILAKYKIPKYVWFGKVPKTALGKVDYARIKSCISKLLDMETCININIDDLCGNQ, encoded by the coding sequence ATGATGACTCACAAATATAACCTACCGTGTCCAATTAATCCTGATCTTTCGAGCGTAAGAGCTCGCTTAACACCTAATCGTGAGGCAATAGTAGATTATTCATGGGGCCGTAGAGAGGTATATACATTTAAGCAGGTCTTTGATGCTTCTTTATCCATAGCAAGGGACTTGAAAAAACATGGTATAGGTCATGGTGATCGTATCGCGGTAATCTCATACAATTCTGCACAACTTATTTTTCTTTACTTCGCTGCCATAAAGTTAGGTGCAATATTGGTACCTATAAATTATAGATTATCAACTAATGAAGTGAAGTTTATACTAAACGACATTAAGCCTAAGCTTCTCTATATTCATGAAGATTTTGAAGAATTAATACGTAAACTAGATTTCCTGCCTATCGTGGAGAACATTGAGGAATTGAGAACGGCAAGTCAGGATACGGTAAGTCAGGATTTGGCTACTTTGAATTACAAGCCCATCAGTGACGAGGATCCTTCAATGATACTCTACACAGGAGGCACTACAGGTAAACCTAAGGGTGCGATTATAAGTAATAGACAGGCAATATGTAATGCATTAAACACAGTAATTAGCTGGGGACTCAGGGAGGATGATTCGTCATTACTCATCTTTCCTATGTTTCATACAGGAGGATGGCATGTAATAACACTTCCCCTCTATTTAATTGGAGGAAAGATAATCATAACTAAGAAGTTTGATCCCGAGGAGACCCTGAGGTTAATTGAGGAGGAGAGGGTGACCGTGCAGCTTGGCGTACCCACAATGTTCACTATGATGGCTCAATCACGTATATTCGATCAATGTAATTTCAGTAGTATACGTTTCTTCAAGAGTGGTGGTGGCATGACTCCCCGCTCCACAGTCGAGAAATACCGCAGGAAAGGTAAACCCTTCTTTCAGGGTTATGGCTTAACCGAGGCTGGTCCCAACTTATTTTACACGCCAATAGATATGCCCCTAGAGAAATCCTACACAAGTATTGGTGTACCTTCAGCTCTTGTCGAGGTTAAGTTGGTTAAGGATGATGGCACTATAGCAGGTCCCTATGAAGTTGGTGAGCTCTGGGTTCGGGGTCCCGTGACTTTCTCTGGCTACTGGAATCGCCCTGATGAAACCAACGAAACAATCACTGAGGATGGTTGGGTTAAGACTGGGGACCTATTAATGTATGACGCCGAGGGTTTCTTTTATTTTGTTGGGAGGAAGAAATTAATGATTAAGACTGGTGGTGAAAATGTATATCCCATGGAGGTTGAGGATGCCATTAGGCAACACCCGGCGGTTAATGATGTTGTGGTTTTTGGGATCCCCGACCCCAAGTGGGGTGAGGCTGTGGCTGCCATTATAGAGCTGAAGCCTGACGCCACCATAGATTGTAGGGAGCTTAACCTGTACTTAACTAATATTTTGGCTAAATACAAAATACCTAAGTACGTCTGGTTCGGTAAGGTACCTAAGACTGCGTTGGGTAAGGTTGATTATGCTAGGATAAAATCATGCATATCCAAGCTGCTGGATATGGAAACATGTATAAATATAAATATTGATGACCTATGTGGTAATCAATGA
- a CDS encoding MFS transporter: MSDRELKAGELRARIDRLPIRPYPVSWMVIIGLGYFFAFYDILILSFSFVSPMVTQLRLSRLNLSEIASASLIGYIIGAYFVSTVSDYFGRRWGLITNAILIAIGSIGCALAGNFYVLITSRFIAGMGIGAEIAVINTYISEITPAGIRGKMVQLTYLAGALGFAVTPFIALALIPLSPVGWRWMFGISAVVAFTVFPLRTLLPESPRWLVIRGRFNEAEAVVKRLEEYVARKIGTLPPTPAPLPENFLKKFPTAELFNRQYLPRLIMAIAFWFFDYMLAYGVIGFAPYILIPAGFTFTSATWYIALGSIGYIVGALSMAPLADRWERKYLVASAFSIATLAVFLYALAVYLLSPVVLTIGAFLGAFATAFAVPAYTYTAELFPTRARATGFALADGIGHLGGAVVPFLIYLVFDPAKPVTTGIYTFVMLGIFEIIATAIVLTGPRTTKLRLEEISK, encoded by the coding sequence ATGTCTGATAGGGAACTCAAGGCCGGAGAATTAAGGGCAAGAATAGATAGATTACCCATCAGACCTTACCCAGTTTCCTGGATGGTCATAATAGGCCTTGGATATTTCTTTGCGTTTTATGATATATTAATCCTCTCATTTTCCTTCGTTTCCCCAATGGTAACGCAACTAAGACTTTCACGTCTAAACTTAAGCGAGATTGCCTCAGCAAGTCTCATTGGTTACATAATAGGTGCGTATTTTGTATCTACCGTGAGTGACTACTTCGGTAGGAGATGGGGATTGATAACCAATGCCATCCTAATAGCCATTGGATCAATAGGTTGTGCTTTAGCTGGGAATTTCTATGTATTAATTACGAGCAGATTTATAGCAGGTATGGGCATTGGTGCAGAGATTGCAGTAATAAACACTTACATCAGTGAGATTACTCCAGCAGGAATCAGAGGCAAAATGGTACAACTAACATACCTGGCTGGTGCATTGGGTTTCGCGGTCACTCCATTTATAGCTTTGGCATTGATTCCGTTATCTCCAGTAGGATGGAGATGGATGTTCGGGATATCTGCAGTAGTGGCTTTTACAGTTTTCCCCCTGAGAACGCTCTTACCTGAGAGCCCAAGGTGGCTAGTGATAAGAGGCCGCTTCAATGAGGCTGAGGCTGTCGTGAAAAGACTTGAGGAGTACGTAGCACGAAAAATAGGGACTCTACCACCTACACCAGCCCCATTACCTGAAAACTTCTTAAAGAAATTCCCCACAGCCGAGTTATTCAATAGGCAATACCTACCTAGGCTTATTATGGCTATCGCTTTTTGGTTTTTTGATTACATGCTAGCCTACGGTGTCATAGGCTTCGCACCATACATACTCATCCCCGCAGGTTTCACATTCACAAGCGCGACCTGGTACATAGCGCTAGGTAGTATTGGTTACATAGTGGGTGCATTATCCATGGCACCCCTAGCTGATAGATGGGAAAGAAAATACTTAGTGGCCTCGGCATTCAGCATAGCCACGTTGGCAGTATTTCTCTATGCATTGGCCGTGTACCTACTCTCACCTGTAGTATTAACTATAGGTGCATTCCTAGGCGCCTTTGCGACAGCCTTCGCGGTACCAGCATATACATACACCGCTGAGCTATTCCCGACAAGAGCCAGAGCAACAGGCTTCGCACTGGCTGATGGTATAGGTCATTTAGGTGGGGCAGTGGTGCCCTTCCTGATATACCTAGTTTTCGATCCAGCAAAACCAGTAACCACTGGAATATATACCTTCGTAATGCTGGGTATCTTCGAAATAATAGCTACAGCGATAGTGCTAACTGGGCCAAGGACAACAAAGTTAAGACTTGAAGAAATATCCAAGTAA
- a CDS encoding 3-oxoacyl-ACP synthase yields MAGILSYGIYLPQRRVTASELSKITGIPLEIIVEKYGLRGKSVSEPAEMPSEMALKAAKAALSKANVRIDALIYVGSEFKDYGVWMMSTKLQHELNLKNIFAFDIAAMCTGMIVGLTLAKRMGDLARNILLVAASKESYLVNPELKDTSWMLNFADGASAVVVSHDYNRNRILESSFISDGSFYGAAVVKELGAVSLIEDHSQRPMFVSLMRKDEMKYSLETTSRANFVKVIKDALDKSGYSIKDVDLLILNHMKRSFHEKILNDLGIPKEKSIYLEDYGHVQSSDMVIGLDEGLRRGLIKDGSIVVMASGGTGFIWGAVVLRWG; encoded by the coding sequence ATGGCTGGGATTCTTAGTTATGGAATATATTTACCCCAAAGGAGAGTTACCGCCTCTGAGTTATCGAAGATTACTGGGATACCCTTAGAAATAATTGTGGAGAAGTATGGATTAAGAGGCAAAAGTGTTAGTGAACCTGCGGAGATGCCGTCAGAGATGGCACTTAAGGCTGCCAAAGCAGCATTAAGCAAGGCTAATGTAAGGATAGATGCTTTGATCTATGTTGGTAGTGAATTCAAGGACTATGGGGTATGGATGATGTCCACTAAACTGCAGCACGAATTGAACCTAAAGAATATTTTCGCCTTCGATATAGCTGCAATGTGCACAGGCATGATCGTTGGCTTAACCTTAGCGAAGAGAATGGGCGACCTAGCTAGAAATATACTACTCGTTGCTGCATCCAAGGAATCCTATTTAGTTAATCCAGAATTAAAGGATACGTCATGGATGCTGAATTTCGCAGATGGGGCCTCAGCGGTAGTAGTATCCCATGATTATAATAGGAACAGGATACTAGAGAGCTCCTTTATAAGTGATGGCAGTTTCTATGGAGCCGCGGTGGTTAAGGAGCTAGGTGCCGTGAGCCTAATTGAGGATCACTCACAGAGACCCATGTTCGTAAGCCTAATGCGTAAGGATGAAATGAAATATAGTCTTGAAACTACAAGTAGAGCTAATTTCGTTAAGGTAATCAAGGACGCGCTGGATAAGAGCGGTTACTCAATTAAGGATGTGGATCTACTCATCTTAAATCACATGAAGAGAAGCTTCCATGAGAAGATACTAAATGATCTGGGTATACCTAAGGAGAAGTCAATCTACCTCGAAGATTATGGTCACGTACAGAGTAGTGACATGGTTATTGGGCTTGATGAAGGCTTAAGGAGAGGGCTTATAAAGGATGGTTCCATAGTGGTAATGGCTTCAGGAGGCACTGGATTTATATGGGGAGCAGTGGTTTTAAGGTGGGGTTGA